The Caenorhabditis elegans chromosome II genome has a segment encoding these proteins:
- the C16A11.7 gene encoding SH2 domain-containing protein (Confirmed by transcript evidence) has protein sequence MRPSGRMENKKQSKGASRGSRRRSINTSNSNTSARHAFSPCSYSSSGTEIRKVAISVSSNSTTELPCAQSPNVGSRTSDSHQLTLGSDLRSEPNNLNIAATLAEPNIAEHFKGVLTKKEAANLTRRDDFTMYYRVVKDQAKVELETTIPLFICYRNSENKVFSFRVEQVLTENNSMWWTVMINKQHTQMFRRLLDLVRCYHSYRFINPETRSQEMFPIWKYTNQASMNP, from the exons ATGCGACCGTCCGGGCGAATGGAAAACAAGAAGCAAAGCAAGGGAGCTTCGAGGGGAAGTCGACGCCGATCAATCAATACTTCTAATAG caacaCCAGCGCCCGTCACGCATTCAGCCCATGCTCGTATTCGTCAAGTGGCACTGAAATTCGGAAAGTAGCAATCTCTGTCTCATCGAATTCAACAACCGAGCTTCCGTGTGCTCAATCGCCGAACGTTGGATCACGTACCAGTGACAGTCATCAGCTCACTCTTGGATCGGATCTTCGTTCAGAACCCAATAATTTGAATATCGCTGCGACGTTAGCTGAGCCAAATATCGCGGAGCATTTCAAAGGTGTGCTCACCAAGAAGGAAGCGGCAAATTTGACACGTCGGGATGACTTTACGATGTACTATCGTGTCGTAAAGGATCAGGCCAAAGTGGAATTGGAGACTACGATTCCTTTATTCATTTGCTATAGAAACTCGGAGAATAAA GTGTTCAGCTTTCGCGTGGAGCAAGTGCTCACTGAGAATAACAGTATGTGGTGGACTGTGATGATTAACAAGCAGCACACTCAAATG tttcgtCGCCTATTGGACCTGGTTCGCTGCTATCACTCGTATCGTTTTATCAATCCTGAAACTAGAAGTCAAGAGATGTTCCCAATCTGGAAATATACCAACCAAGCATCGATGAACCCGTGA
- the gpa-11 gene encoding Guanine nucleotide-binding protein alpha-11 subunit (Confirmed by transcript evidence), whose protein sequence is MPRIERDDSSSGDTINSSAMEASTTDNGPLETTTDSNEPRPPPPLTNPTPRAPSVPPPMPPKRDLTPPRTCYDCGCFRNKILAPLNSSTPGASGPAPPANTTSSTNRTVSQQDKLAAGTPGPHSSTHNIESSAFATADITLGFLLCGRLSFTTQVNNRVNVCGGTEMSAADMARKNSLINRQLEKEKIDSKKMLKILLLGGPECGKSTIFKQMKIIHMNGFSDLDYVNFRYLIYSNIMQSMDQLLEAAEFFHFPPDDSPSIRRALNHYKSYKVRYSTSEVELNRELADSLSKLYNAEFIKSVLNRKNELKLLDSAVYFLDDIDRISAHEYKPTEMDVLRARVPTTGITEIEFPFKQASLRMVDVGGQRSEQRKWIHCFDNVNGVLFIAAISGYNLYDEDEENRKDDGTPTKTNRLRYSMELFKRIANHQCFSKKTAMILFLNKIDIFKEKIGKYPLTTCFKNYKGVNAFEPACKYVTDRFSRLVSGDIQHEKPLYTHITNATDTRNIDRVFDSCMDVIFKISMEKVGFM, encoded by the exons atgcCTCGAATAGAACGAGATGATTCATCATCAGGGGATACAATAAATTCATCAGCAATGGAGGCAAGTACAACAGATAATGGACCCCTGGAAACTACGACAGATTCAAATGAACCTCGACCTCCTCCGCCGCTGACG AATCCTACTCCGCGAGCACCTTCCGTACCTCCACCGATGCCCCCAAAGCGAGATTTAACACCACCAAGGACGTGCTACGATTGTGGATGCTTTCGGAAT aaaatactaGCGCCTCTGAACAGTAGTACACCGGGTGCTTCTGGTCCTGCTCCCCCCGCCAACACAACGTCCTCCACAAATCGGACAGTTTCACAGCAAGAT AAGCTGGCTGCTGGAACACCCGGACCACACTCCTCTACACATAATATTGAGTCAAGTGCCTTCGCAACTGCAGACATTACCCTCGGATTCTTGCTTTGTGGTCGACTGTCGTTTACGACACAGGTTAATAATAG GGTAAACGTATGCGGCGGCACCGAAATGTCGGCGGCCGATATGGCCAGAAAAAACAGTTTAATAAATCGTCAgctagaaaaagaaaagattgatagtaaaaaaatgctgaaaatcctACTCCTCGGTGGTCCAGAATGCGGGAAAAGTACAATATTcaaacaaatgaaaataattcataTGAACGGGTTTTCCGATTTGGATTACGtgaattttcgatatttaatCTACAGTAATATCATGCAATCAATGGATCAATTATTAGAAGCcgccgaattttttcattttccaccgGATGATAGTCCTTCGATTAGAAGGGCACTTAATCATTATAAATCATATAAAGTTCGGTATAGTACGTCGGAAGTCGAGTTGAATCGAGAATTGGCGGATTCGTTGTCGAAATTGTATAATGCAGAGTTTATTAAATCGGTTTTAAATCGAAAGAATGAACTCAAATTGTTGGATTCTGCGGTTTA TTTTCTGGATGACATTGATCGAATATCAGCACACGAGTACAAGCCAACAGAGATGGATGTTCTAAGAGCACGAGTTCCGACGACGGGTATTACGGAAATTGAGTTCCCATTTAAACAAGCAAGTTTAAG aatggtgGATGTCGGTGGTCAACGATCAGAACAGAGGAAGTGG ATCCACTGTTTCGACAATGTGAATGGAGTCTTATTTATAGCAGCAATAAGTGGATATAATTTatatgatgaagatgaagaaaatagaaaagatgATGGAACACCAACAAAAACCAATCGATTGCGATATTCAATGGAATTATTCAAAAGAATCGCGAATCATCAGTGCTTTAGCAAGAAAACCGCGATGattctatttttaaacaaaattgatattttcaaagaaaaaatcggaaagtATCCACTAACAACgtgctttaaaaattacaaaggTGTGAATGCATTCGAGCCGGCGTGTAAGTACGTGACAGACCGATTCTCACGGCTTGTCAGCGGGGATATTCAACACGAGAAGCCTCTGTACACGCATATAACCAATGCGACAGACACTCGGAATATTGATCGGGTATTCGATAGTTGTATGGATgtgatatttaaaatttcgatggAAAAAGTCGGATTTATGTGA
- the clec-135 gene encoding C-type lectin domain-containing protein (Confirmed by transcript evidence), translating to MKRWILCSVLLCFCIVNVKAVFNIDNDESCESEEQEKQKVKCPKHYKGYFRAPTATNNMTKMWCLRVVTVNVSVSEAAAQEACNREGSVLSTFACYDEQKHIVRHASKYFRRNNITQGAIWLDGVRIEKCRTLNVTQQIAAPCNDKTKVFDITDPRTDPKYAWTQWYRTAPSWAYWPLRAEEYSTYCDMAVPPYSFEKELSTNYGYVCGRPPVLSFY from the exons ATGAAACGGTGGATTCTTTGTTCTGTTCTTCTCTGTTTTTGCATTGTCAATGTAAAAGCTGTATTTAATATTGATAATGATG AATCCTGCGAGTCCGAGGAGCAAGAGAAGCAGAAAGTCAAGTGCCCAAAGCATTACAAGGGATACTTCCGTGCTCCAACTGCTACCAACAATATGACAAAGATGTGGTGTCTCCGTGTGGTTACTGTAAATGTTTCAGTGTCAGAAGCGGCTGCTCAGGAAGCTTGTAATAGAGAAGGATCCGTGCTCTCTACTTTTGCCTGTTATGATGAGCAGAAGCATATCGTTA GACACGCATCAAAATATTTCCGCCGCAACAACATCACTCAAGGAGCCATCTGGCTTGACGGTGTTCGAATTGAGAAGTGCAGAACTCTGAACGTCACCCAACAAATCGCTGCTCCGTGCAATGATAAGACCAAAGTTTTCGATATCACTGATCCAAGAACTGACCCAAAATACGCATGGACTCAATGGTACAGAACTGCTCCGTCATGGGCATATTGGCCACTTCGTGCCGAGGAATACAGTACATA ttgTGACATGGCTGTTCCTCCATACTCTTTCGAGAAGGAACTCTCAACTAATTATGGATATGTTTGTGGTCGGCCACCAGTTTTGAGCTTCTACTAA
- the gpa-11 gene encoding Guanine nucleotide-binding protein alpha-11 subunit (Confirmed by transcript evidence) produces the protein MSAADMARKNSLINRQLEKEKIDSKKMLKILLLGGPECGKSTIFKQMKIIHMNGFSDLDYVNFRYLIYSNIMQSMDQLLEAAEFFHFPPDDSPSIRRALNHYKSYKVRYSTSEVELNRELADSLSKLYNAEFIKSVLNRKNELKLLDSAVYFLDDIDRISAHEYKPTEMDVLRARVPTTGITEIEFPFKQASLRMVDVGGQRSEQRKWIHCFDNVNGVLFIAAISGYNLYDEDEENRKDDGTPTKTNRLRYSMELFKRIANHQCFSKKTAMILFLNKIDIFKEKIGKYPLTTCFKNYKGVNAFEPACKYVTDRFSRLVSGDIQHEKPLYTHITNATDTRNIDRVFDSCMDVIFKISMEKVGFM, from the exons ATGTCGGCGGCCGATATGGCCAGAAAAAACAGTTTAATAAATCGTCAgctagaaaaagaaaagattgatagtaaaaaaatgctgaaaatcctACTCCTCGGTGGTCCAGAATGCGGGAAAAGTACAATATTcaaacaaatgaaaataattcataTGAACGGGTTTTCCGATTTGGATTACGtgaattttcgatatttaatCTACAGTAATATCATGCAATCAATGGATCAATTATTAGAAGCcgccgaattttttcattttccaccgGATGATAGTCCTTCGATTAGAAGGGCACTTAATCATTATAAATCATATAAAGTTCGGTATAGTACGTCGGAAGTCGAGTTGAATCGAGAATTGGCGGATTCGTTGTCGAAATTGTATAATGCAGAGTTTATTAAATCGGTTTTAAATCGAAAGAATGAACTCAAATTGTTGGATTCTGCGGTTTA TTTTCTGGATGACATTGATCGAATATCAGCACACGAGTACAAGCCAACAGAGATGGATGTTCTAAGAGCACGAGTTCCGACGACGGGTATTACGGAAATTGAGTTCCCATTTAAACAAGCAAGTTTAAG aatggtgGATGTCGGTGGTCAACGATCAGAACAGAGGAAGTGG ATCCACTGTTTCGACAATGTGAATGGAGTCTTATTTATAGCAGCAATAAGTGGATATAATTTatatgatgaagatgaagaaaatagaaaagatgATGGAACACCAACAAAAACCAATCGATTGCGATATTCAATGGAATTATTCAAAAGAATCGCGAATCATCAGTGCTTTAGCAAGAAAACCGCGATGattctatttttaaacaaaattgatattttcaaagaaaaaatcggaaagtATCCACTAACAACgtgctttaaaaattacaaaggTGTGAATGCATTCGAGCCGGCGTGTAAGTACGTGACAGACCGATTCTCACGGCTTGTCAGCGGGGATATTCAACACGAGAAGCCTCTGTACACGCATATAACCAATGCGACAGACACTCGGAATATTGATCGGGTATTCGATAGTTGTATGGATgtgatatttaaaatttcgatggAAAAAGTCGGATTTATGTGA